A section of the Devosia rhizoryzae genome encodes:
- the phnE gene encoding phosphonate ABC transporter, permease protein PhnE encodes MSTISQAERSRLLRKYPEVFRSSFVKRHGLVLGVGAAVLYLLFCWIFFNVGPALQNGKWDRAAIYVQDWYSWRATPRLRFGEDGTITPQWSSRGQYPADHAIDWLVPNADGLTASFGSDADRLDISTSQVDVYLGGAVYPVTITSDAALAPENTPPQIVQDGSKVLVDYGFAGQAEIRDNQVYVQRRFFGWANFLYDPTSPLWGNDLFDTIGLIATGQGPLVLKEWLGNKAWQHGDILTKLMQTLVMAFVGTLLATLFAFPLAFFAARTITPNRAANWLMKRFFDVIRSVDMLIWALFFTRGFGPGPIPGIAAIFFTDTGALGKVYAEALENVDDKQREGMKSVGASPMAVNRFGVVPQVLPVFVSQSLYFWESNTRSATVIGAVGAGGIGLKLLEAMGTNSDWDKVAYMVVLILLVVFLFDNISTAIRQRLIGQ; translated from the coding sequence ATGAGCACGATCAGCCAAGCCGAACGCAGCCGCCTCCTCCGGAAATATCCCGAGGTCTTCCGGTCGAGCTTCGTCAAGCGCCACGGCCTTGTGCTCGGCGTCGGCGCGGCAGTGCTCTACCTCTTGTTCTGCTGGATCTTCTTCAATGTCGGCCCGGCGCTGCAAAACGGCAAATGGGATCGCGCCGCCATCTACGTCCAGGACTGGTATAGCTGGCGCGCCACCCCTCGCCTGCGCTTCGGCGAGGACGGCACCATCACCCCGCAATGGTCGAGCCGCGGGCAATATCCGGCCGATCACGCCATCGACTGGCTGGTGCCCAACGCAGATGGCCTGACGGCCAGCTTCGGCAGCGACGCCGACCGGCTGGACATTTCCACAAGCCAAGTCGATGTCTATCTTGGCGGTGCGGTTTACCCCGTTACCATCACATCCGATGCGGCGCTGGCGCCGGAAAATACGCCGCCCCAGATCGTCCAGGATGGCAGCAAGGTACTGGTCGACTATGGCTTTGCAGGCCAGGCCGAGATCCGCGACAACCAAGTCTATGTGCAGCGCCGCTTTTTTGGCTGGGCCAATTTTCTTTACGACCCGACCTCGCCGCTGTGGGGCAACGACCTCTTCGACACGATCGGCCTGATCGCCACTGGCCAAGGCCCGCTCGTGCTCAAGGAATGGCTGGGCAACAAGGCCTGGCAGCATGGCGACATCCTCACCAAGCTGATGCAGACGCTGGTCATGGCTTTCGTCGGCACGCTGCTGGCGACGCTCTTTGCCTTCCCGCTCGCGTTTTTTGCCGCGCGCACCATCACCCCCAACCGCGCCGCCAACTGGCTGATGAAGCGCTTCTTCGACGTCATCCGCTCGGTCGACATGCTGATCTGGGCGCTGTTCTTCACCCGCGGCTTCGGCCCCGGCCCGATCCCTGGCATTGCCGCAATCTTCTTTACCGATACCGGCGCGCTCGGAAAGGTCTATGCCGAGGCGCTCGAAAATGTCGACGACAAGCAGCGCGAGGGCATGAAATCGGTGGGCGCAAGCCCCATGGCCGTCAACCGCTTCGGCGTCGTGCCGCAGGTGCTGCCGGTCTTTGTCTCGCAATCGCTCTACTTCTGGGAATCCAACACCCGCTCGGCCACGGTGATCGGCGCGGTGGGGGCCGGCGGCATCGGCCTCAAGTTGCTCGAAGCCATGGGCACAAATTCCGATTGGGATAAGGTCGCCTATATGGTGGTACTGATCCTCCTCGTCGTTTTTCTCTTCGACAATATCAGCACCGCCATTCGCCAACGCCTGATCGGCCAGTAG
- the phnE gene encoding phosphonate ABC transporter, permease protein PhnE has product MTDTSQSLSPAGETLLRHYRSQVMTRRVYTIIGVVGVLVALALAMNYANAANSGKFIERLPYMFDFIKNFVPRDPLEIFRAMFALESPYFDGSAKYDYTSSRVYLTDSLYIPNFIYQLIVTVNIAVVSTLIGGTIAFFLCFFAATNLVGAGAVRWFVRRIMEVLRAFPEIVIAGLLTAVLSIGPIAAIVAVSLHTIGALGKLFFEVVENSDMKPDEGLKSVGASWAERVRYAIVPQVLPNFVSYGLLRLEVNVRASTIIGAVGGGGIGEVFRLSIGRDYAAQTYAIIILLLVTIIAIDQLSGALRRKLVGDVSFNLGKASV; this is encoded by the coding sequence ATGACAGACACCAGTCAATCGCTCTCGCCTGCCGGCGAAACGCTGCTGCGCCACTATCGCAGCCAGGTGATGACGCGGCGGGTTTATACGATCATCGGGGTCGTGGGCGTGCTGGTCGCGCTGGCGCTGGCCATGAACTATGCCAATGCCGCCAATTCGGGGAAGTTCATCGAACGCCTCCCCTATATGTTCGACTTCATCAAGAACTTCGTGCCGCGCGATCCGCTCGAGATCTTTCGCGCCATGTTTGCCCTGGAGTCCCCCTATTTCGACGGCTCGGCGAAGTATGACTATACGTCCAGCCGCGTTTATCTGACCGACAGCCTCTACATCCCAAACTTCATTTATCAGCTGATCGTCACGGTCAACATCGCCGTCGTCTCGACGCTGATCGGCGGCACCATCGCCTTTTTCCTCTGCTTTTTCGCCGCCACTAACCTCGTTGGCGCCGGCGCCGTGCGCTGGTTCGTGCGCCGCATCATGGAAGTTTTGCGCGCTTTTCCAGAGATCGTCATCGCCGGCCTCCTCACTGCCGTGCTCTCGATCGGACCGATCGCAGCCATCGTCGCCGTTTCGCTGCACACCATCGGCGCCTTGGGAAAACTCTTCTTCGAAGTCGTCGAAAATTCCGACATGAAGCCCGATGAAGGCCTCAAGTCTGTCGGCGCCAGCTGGGCTGAGCGGGTGCGCTACGCCATCGTGCCGCAAGTGCTGCCCAATTTCGTGTCCTATGGCCTCCTGCGGCTCGAAGTGAATGTGCGCGCCTCCACCATTATCGGCGCCGTGGGCGGCGGCGGCATCGGCGAAGTTTTTCGCCTTTCCATCGGCCGCGACTATGCCGCCCAGACCTACGCCATCATCATTCTCCTGCTCGTCACCATCATCGCCATCGACCAGCTGTCGGGCGCGTTGCGGCGCAAGCTCGTGGGCGATGTGAGCTTTAATCTCGGGAAGGCCAGCGTTTGA